A single genomic interval of Pomacea canaliculata isolate SZHN2017 linkage group LG5, ASM307304v1, whole genome shotgun sequence harbors:
- the LOC112564616 gene encoding dual specificity protein phosphatase 19-like translates to MAEPGKLTSKPSHPHYQDRCPPPLDLSEQLTSFNKANLRKTDTVVTLPDGRQVVEGKDEKGQTITKSVSFGNLGYVGDLQEDLQVGEVLPGLIMGSQDVAHNLELLEKYKVTHILNVASHVNNIYPDKFTYLSLDLRDLPDFPIFCAFPKAFDFIDSAIESGGCVLVHCNAGISRSATIVLAYLIKKKRMPLNDAFSYLRSKRPSSFPNPGFMIQLKTFEESLAKESG, encoded by the exons ATGGCTGAACCTGGAAAGTTGACAAGTAAGCCCAGCCATCCACACTACCAAGACAGGTGTCCTCCCCCACTAGACCTCTCAGAGCAGCTAACATCATTTAATAAAGCAAATCTTCGCAAAACAGATACAGTTGTGACTTTGCCAGATGGCCGACAAGTGGTggaaggaaaagatgaaaagggtCAAACCATTACAAAGTCAGTAAGCTTTGGTAACTTAGGATATGTTGGAGATCTTCAAGAAGATCTTCAAGTTGGAGAGGTTCTTCCAGGCTTAATAATGG GATCTCAGGATGTTGCACACAATCTGGAACTTTTGGAGAAGTATAAAGTGACACATATCTTGAATGTAGCATCTCATGTGAACAACATCTACCCAGACAAGTTCACGTATTTGTCTTTAGATTTGCGTGACCTTCCAGATTTTCCTATATTCTGTGCTTTCCCTAAAGCATTTGATTTCATTGATAGTGCTATTGAATCTGGTGGGTGTGTGCTGGTGCATTGCAATGCTGGCATATCACGTTCTGCAACTATTGTTCTTGCTTATTTGATAAAGAAAAAGCGTATGCCTCTTAATGATGCCTTTTCTTACCTTCGCTCTAAGCGTCCATCTTCATTTCCAAACCCTGGTTTTATGATCCAGCtgaaaacatttgaagaaaGTTTGGCAAAAGAGTCAGGTTGA